One Acetoanaerobium noterae genomic region harbors:
- a CDS encoding ATP-dependent metallopeptidase FtsH/Yme1/Tma family protein, whose product MSRKEKLEKIKKKLTKRRISFIIIVMFVIYSLAMYGNIQLQKDKKDEVSYIPYTQFQQMIEKNQVEYVFLSSSNSNMQFLPTLEYLNSQKITPDEDYKILLEDLDKTKETSVDAKILPKDGKFKFITENPAYPEFRSELLAKGIRVFSFNPPNDLVYFLLSTFQIMLPVALIMGFLVFYQRGMDPKENEITTKVPDTNFSNIAGYSSLKNDSKYILDFLENPKKYNDIGARLPNGVIFYGPPGTGKTLMAKAIAGEAGVPFFKVNGSDFVELYVGLGARRVRKLYKTARKNAPCIVFIDEIDSVGGARGQNRGTSEDDKTLTALLNELDGFSGKEAVITIAATNRLQDLDPALTRPGRFDRQLAVPLPDRNERMSILELYVKSKKISESVIIENLAKKTIGFSPSELENLMNEAAIKAVINGHEVIEQTDIDEAYLRILIKGDKKDKPLESDSQRKIVAYHEAGHAIVGHLLGQPVLEVSIIPTTSGAGGYTLNEPKEGLASKADMKNRVKMLYGGRAAETIIAKSEDDITTGAVNDIEQATMIISSIIKSWGMHDSVINLDVLGMSRPNDDYIKDAKALAEELFNETKQMLNKNREKLDLIAETLLEVSIIDGEHFIKIMHENKIEHEKITIEEETIEFNISEA is encoded by the coding sequence ATGAGTAGAAAAGAAAAGCTTGAAAAAATCAAAAAAAAGCTAACCAAACGAAGAATTTCCTTCATAATAATAGTTATGTTTGTGATTTACAGCTTGGCAATGTACGGCAATATTCAGCTTCAAAAAGATAAAAAGGATGAGGTTTCATATATTCCATACACTCAGTTTCAGCAGATGATTGAAAAAAATCAAGTAGAATATGTATTTCTAAGCTCAAGCAACAGCAATATGCAATTTCTCCCTACTTTAGAATATCTAAATTCTCAAAAGATAACTCCTGATGAGGATTACAAAATTCTGCTTGAGGACCTTGATAAAACCAAAGAAACTTCTGTGGATGCTAAAATACTTCCTAAGGATGGGAAATTTAAGTTCATAACAGAAAATCCTGCCTATCCAGAGTTTCGCTCAGAGCTTCTTGCAAAGGGCATAAGAGTATTTAGCTTTAATCCTCCAAATGATTTGGTTTATTTTCTTTTATCCACCTTCCAGATTATGCTCCCAGTAGCTTTAATTATGGGCTTTTTAGTATTTTATCAAAGAGGTATGGACCCAAAAGAAAATGAAATCACAACCAAGGTGCCTGATACGAATTTTAGCAATATAGCAGGCTATAGCTCACTTAAAAACGATTCAAAATACATTTTGGACTTCTTAGAAAATCCAAAAAAATATAACGATATAGGCGCACGGCTTCCTAATGGGGTAATTTTTTACGGTCCTCCAGGAACAGGTAAAACTTTAATGGCAAAAGCTATAGCCGGAGAAGCTGGAGTTCCATTCTTCAAGGTTAACGGTTCAGACTTTGTGGAGCTATACGTAGGTCTAGGTGCTCGAAGGGTTAGAAAGCTTTACAAGACAGCTAGAAAAAATGCACCCTGCATAGTGTTTATAGACGAGATAGACTCAGTAGGTGGTGCTAGAGGTCAAAACAGAGGAACCTCTGAGGATGACAAAACTCTAACCGCACTGCTAAATGAGCTCGACGGTTTTAGTGGCAAGGAAGCTGTAATTACTATAGCAGCTACTAATAGACTTCAAGATTTAGACCCTGCTCTTACCCGTCCAGGTAGATTTGACAGACAGCTTGCTGTTCCTCTTCCTGATAGAAATGAGCGTATGAGTATACTTGAGCTTTATGTAAAAAGTAAAAAAATATCTGAAAGTGTAATAATAGAAAACCTCGCTAAAAAAACCATAGGTTTTAGTCCTTCTGAGCTTGAAAATCTCATGAATGAGGCCGCTATAAAGGCTGTAATTAACGGCCATGAGGTAATCGAGCAGACTGATATCGATGAAGCCTACCTTAGAATCCTAATCAAGGGAGATAAAAAAGACAAGCCTTTAGAATCAGATAGCCAGCGTAAAATCGTAGCCTATCATGAGGCAGGTCATGCCATAGTGGGTCACCTTCTAGGACAGCCTGTACTCGAAGTCAGTATCATACCTACTACTTCAGGTGCTGGAGGCTATACTCTAAATGAACCTAAAGAAGGTCTAGCTAGCAAAGCCGATATGAAAAACAGAGTAAAAATGCTATATGGCGGAAGAGCCGCAGAGACTATCATTGCTAAGAGCGAAGACGATATAACAACTGGCGCAGTAAACGACATCGAACAAGCCACTATGATTATATCCTCAATAATTAAGTCTTGGGGAATGCACGATAGCGTTATAAATCTAGATGTGCTAGGCATGTCTAGACCAAATGATGATTATATAAAGGACGCTAAAGCATTAGCTGAGGAGCTGTTTAATGAAACCAAGCAGATGCTAAATAAAAATAGAGAAAAGCTTGACCTTATAGCCGAAACTCTCCTTGAGGTGTCAATAATAGATGGGGAGCACTTTATTAAAATAATGCACGAGAATAAAATAGAACATGAAAAAATCACAATAGAAGAAGAGACTATTGAATTTAATATCTCAGAAGCTTAA
- a CDS encoding helicase C-terminal domain-containing protein: MPSRIEISVRSLVEFVLRSGDLGASSSFSPARMQEGIRIHQQLQQIKGRYIEKELPLRLDIKVNDIDFRISGRADGLMLDEGFYIIDEIKSTAKSLSNCEEEEVHLAQAKFYAYIYALDNKLDNIGANVTYYSLHDEDIRTFEHEYEREELETYVTHILHSYSLFCMLLERLKDERDESILTLEFPFDSYRKGQKKMINDVYRAISQKKRLFVKAPTGIGKTISTIYPALKSLIYEDNEKIFYLTSKTINREAASDTLMLLKDAGLSVRAIALTAKDKICPYGSCDLNACDYARGHFDRINSAIYDILETQDIITRDVILSYSESHKVCPFEFALDISLFCDVIIGDYNYAFDPAVYLKRFFAEQMGKYIFLMDEAHNFIDRARDMFSASIEKTAFLELRKLIKSAIKDHTMIPKELSDVLKSIGHVNAGFLKLKPEQAEIEFSQKALPENLVKAIRGFIESSDYYFSEYPNANEEAFYQDLLNLYFEAHAFIRIAELYDERYTMLGYQHDKNLRIKLFCIDPSALVKDALSRCTSLIAFSATLIPASYYISMMGGLEDAVYLMLDSPFNPERLKVMIDSSVSTRYSHRQRSIDRVVQRIHSAVSSKNGNYIAFFPSYEYMNQIYEEFSKTYEDIECIVQERSFTELQREDFLKQFVDQNTHVMVGFAVMGGAFSEGIDLKGDRLSGAIIATVGLPGISYELDLIMEYFNNEGKNGFDYAYRYQGMNKVMQSAGRVIRTSSDKGFILLLDDRFLEASYQNLMPREWLDFERVSSPLEIKNTLEQFWEES; the protein is encoded by the coding sequence ATGCCTAGTAGAATTGAAATTTCTGTGCGCTCTTTGGTGGAGTTTGTACTTAGAAGCGGAGATTTGGGAGCGAGCAGTAGCTTTTCGCCAGCTAGAATGCAGGAAGGCATCAGAATACATCAGCAGCTCCAGCAGATTAAGGGGAGATACATTGAAAAAGAGCTCCCTCTTAGACTGGATATCAAAGTAAACGATATAGACTTTCGCATATCTGGGAGAGCTGATGGCTTGATGCTGGATGAGGGTTTTTATATCATAGATGAAATCAAAAGCACGGCTAAAAGCCTGAGCAATTGTGAAGAGGAAGAGGTTCACTTGGCTCAGGCTAAATTCTATGCCTATATTTATGCTTTAGATAACAAGCTAGATAATATAGGTGCAAATGTAACCTATTACAGCCTCCATGATGAGGATATAAGAACCTTTGAGCACGAATACGAAAGAGAAGAGCTGGAAACCTATGTGACTCATATCCTACATAGCTATAGCTTGTTTTGCATGCTACTTGAAAGGCTAAAGGACGAAAGAGATGAAAGCATACTTACTTTAGAATTTCCTTTTGACTCATATAGAAAGGGTCAAAAGAAAATGATAAACGACGTATATAGAGCTATCAGCCAGAAAAAGAGACTGTTCGTAAAAGCACCTACAGGCATAGGAAAAACAATATCAACCATTTATCCTGCACTTAAAAGCTTAATATATGAAGACAATGAAAAGATATTTTATCTTACCTCAAAGACCATAAATCGCGAGGCGGCATCGGATACCTTGATGCTCTTAAAAGATGCAGGGCTAAGCGTAAGAGCCATAGCCCTTACGGCAAAGGACAAAATCTGTCCTTATGGAAGCTGTGATTTAAATGCCTGTGATTATGCAAGAGGGCATTTTGATAGGATAAACTCGGCTATCTATGATATTTTGGAAACGCAGGATATCATAACTAGGGATGTGATACTGAGCTACAGCGAGTCACATAAGGTATGTCCCTTTGAATTTGCCCTTGATATCTCGCTATTTTGCGATGTAATTATAGGGGATTACAACTATGCCTTTGACCCAGCTGTTTACCTCAAGAGGTTTTTTGCCGAGCAGATGGGAAAATATATATTTCTTATGGATGAAGCTCATAATTTCATAGATAGAGCTAGAGATATGTTTTCAGCTTCTATAGAAAAAACAGCCTTTCTAGAGCTTAGAAAGCTTATAAAATCAGCGATTAAAGATCATACGATGATTCCTAAGGAGCTTTCTGATGTTTTAAAATCAATAGGACATGTCAATGCAGGGTTTTTAAAGCTTAAGCCAGAGCAAGCTGAGATTGAGTTCTCACAAAAAGCTTTGCCAGAGAATTTAGTAAAGGCAATAAGAGGCTTTATAGAAAGCTCAGATTACTATTTTAGTGAGTATCCAAATGCAAATGAAGAGGCTTTTTATCAGGATTTACTTAATTTATATTTTGAAGCCCATGCATTTATAAGAATTGCTGAGCTTTACGATGAAAGATACACTATGCTAGGATATCAGCATGATAAGAATTTGAGAATAAAGCTGTTTTGCATAGACCCTTCAGCTCTTGTTAAGGATGCACTTAGCAGATGCACTAGCCTTATTGCATTTTCTGCCACTCTTATTCCAGCGTCTTACTATATAAGTATGATGGGAGGGCTAGAGGACGCAGTATATCTTATGCTAGACAGTCCATTTAATCCTGAGAGATTAAAGGTTATGATAGATTCAAGCGTATCTACTAGGTACTCCCATAGACAGCGCTCTATTGATAGGGTAGTGCAGAGGATTCACTCAGCCGTAAGCTCTAAAAATGGGAATTACATAGCTTTTTTTCCTTCCTATGAATACATGAATCAAATTTATGAAGAATTTTCAAAAACCTATGAAGATATTGAGTGCATAGTTCAAGAAAGAAGCTTTACTGAGCTTCAAAGAGAAGACTTTTTAAAGCAGTTTGTAGACCAAAATACTCACGTAATGGTAGGCTTTGCAGTTATGGGAGGAGCTTTTTCTGAGGGAATCGATTTAAAAGGAGATAGACTCTCCGGAGCAATAATTGCAACTGTAGGGCTTCCAGGGATTTCATATGAGCTAGACTTGATTATGGAGTATTTTAATAACGAGGGAAAAAATGGCTTTGATTATGCATATAGATATCAAGGCATGAACAAAGTAATGCAAAGCGCAGGCAGAGTGATTAGGACTTCATCGGACAAAGGTTTTATACTTCTGCTTGATGATAGATTTTTAGAAGCGAGCTATCAGAATCTCATGCCTAGAGAGTGGCTGGATTTTGAAAGAGTAAGCAGTCCTTTGGAAATTAAAAATACCTTGGAACAATTTTGGGAGGAGAGCTAA
- a CDS encoding prepilin peptidase, with protein sequence MGIIAFLYGLIFGSFYNVVIYRIPADKSIAKGRSMCGSCNHTLAAKDLVPVLSWVFLKARCRYCGSKISMRYPIIELVTGLLFYLAYTSSGSIWEFLFYASLWSMLLITAMIDYDEMIISDAVLLVFTAIGLVSILVMKAGLLTRVYGLAFGFGFYFAIYYVAKLIYKKEAFGFGDVMLMGALGIFMGFRDTVLTSILSFYVALIIIVIMKIFGKKTGLRQEIPFGPYICIAAFLVSLYGKEIVNLYLNLLM encoded by the coding sequence ATGGGGATAATAGCGTTTTTGTATGGACTGATATTTGGGAGCTTTTATAATGTTGTAATATATAGGATACCTGCAGATAAAAGCATAGCAAAAGGCAGGTCGATGTGTGGCAGCTGCAACCATACGTTAGCTGCAAAGGATTTGGTTCCTGTACTTAGCTGGGTATTTTTAAAAGCAAGATGTCGCTACTGCGGTTCAAAGATATCTATGAGATATCCTATAATAGAGCTAGTTACAGGACTATTATTTTATCTTGCCTATACCAGCTCAGGCTCTATATGGGAGTTTTTATTTTATGCTAGCCTTTGGTCCATGCTACTTATTACAGCCATGATAGATTACGATGAAATGATAATTTCTGATGCGGTACTTCTTGTATTCACGGCAATTGGTTTAGTTTCGATTTTAGTGATGAAAGCAGGACTACTTACTAGAGTCTATGGACTTGCCTTTGGATTTGGCTTTTACTTTGCCATTTATTATGTAGCAAAGCTAATTTATAAAAAAGAGGCCTTTGGCTTTGGGGATGTCATGCTTATGGGAGCACTAGGCATATTTATGGGATTTAGAGATACTGTTTTAACGAGTATACTTAGCTTTTATGTAGCTCTTATCATAATAGTAATAATGAAAATATTTGGAAAGAAAACAGGGCTTAGGCAGGAGATTCCTTTTGGACCATATATATGTATAGCTGCGTTCTTGGTTTCACTTTATGGGAAGGAGATAGTAAATCTTTATCTAAATTTACTTATGTAA
- a CDS encoding tetratricopeptide repeat protein gives MKKYSLKDIEIKTPGLQLRDKIIDKYGSISNFANEINLYESSINQYLFNKDLGSSTFKIRTAYAFNQDFNKLFLSESEQIRIMTSTVSWYIQDYNQYQDINIFERLKKICLEKELMEDYAIVCRCFAHFYWNQGKRDRGLAYIEVAANIMRNKDNIDRFGLYLSEYLWMKVAYFKKSIQSKELNEFDKAIEKVQGPLTTGYMYYNLANAFSSIKNYDKSKYYYLKSLKYHEAPKIRAFIYMSYGDMQKEMGLRQEALQSYKSAEALLDDSDDSLSYVYHEYALYYYEIGDMIKAENYIDLVFKGEKLLIASTDNDFLVTFCKIKLQQNKVKEALYYIEQLLSEIEGEYIYLENHLLKLDNLIDWQKDNRQFLDIISGILIKHYKLNEKKLSSEIKRILKMTIGNVFIHLAYLK, from the coding sequence ATGAAAAAATATTCTCTAAAGGACATAGAAATCAAGACTCCAGGATTACAGTTAAGAGACAAAATAATTGATAAATATGGAAGTATTAGTAATTTTGCAAATGAAATAAATTTATATGAATCATCTATCAATCAGTATCTTTTTAATAAAGATTTAGGATCTTCTACTTTCAAAATTAGAACAGCCTATGCATTTAATCAAGATTTTAATAAGCTATTTCTTTCAGAAAGTGAACAAATACGCATAATGACAAGCACTGTATCATGGTACATCCAAGACTACAATCAATACCAAGATATAAATATATTCGAGAGATTAAAAAAAATCTGTCTTGAAAAGGAGCTTATGGAAGACTATGCTATAGTGTGCAGATGCTTTGCTCATTTTTATTGGAATCAAGGCAAAAGAGATAGAGGTCTTGCATATATTGAAGTAGCTGCGAATATAATGAGAAATAAGGACAATATAGATAGGTTTGGACTTTACTTATCTGAATATTTATGGATGAAAGTGGCATACTTTAAAAAAAGTATCCAAAGTAAAGAGCTAAATGAATTTGATAAAGCAATAGAAAAAGTACAAGGCCCTCTTACTACTGGATATATGTACTATAATTTAGCAAATGCCTTTTCTTCTATCAAAAACTACGATAAGAGCAAATACTATTATTTGAAATCCCTTAAATATCACGAAGCTCCTAAAATCAGAGCCTTTATCTATATGAGCTATGGAGATATGCAAAAAGAGATGGGACTAAGGCAAGAAGCTCTGCAAAGTTATAAAAGTGCTGAAGCTTTACTTGATGATAGTGATGATTCTCTTAGCTATGTCTATCATGAGTATGCTCTATATTATTATGAAATAGGGGATATGATAAAAGCAGAGAACTACATTGATTTAGTTTTCAAGGGTGAAAAGCTGCTAATTGCATCAACAGATAATGATTTTCTAGTTACTTTTTGCAAAATAAAGCTTCAGCAAAATAAAGTAAAAGAAGCTTTATACTATATAGAACAGCTTTTGTCAGAAATTGAAGGTGAGTATATTTATCTAGAGAATCATCTATTGAAATTAGATAATTTGATAGATTGGCAAAAAGATAATAGACAGTTTCTAGATATTATTTCAGGTATTCTAATAAAACATTATAAATTGAATGAAAAAAAGCTGAGTAGTGAAATAAAGAGAATATTAAAAATGACTATAGGAAATGTTTTTATTCATCTCGCATATCTAAAATAA
- a CDS encoding nuclear transport factor 2 family protein codes for MGKYTDTKKVVLDYFDDLENASVDEVENVLKKHVNDGYLWRGVYPFREQNTVKNVSENFWIPLKKSLKRMQRRQDVFIGGTNEISGEQWVMSMGHFMGLFDEDWLGIRATRKMISLRYAEFNCVENGKISQTGVFIDIIGFMQQAGVNPLPPQTGNYFVYPGPRNHDGLLFQDAPEEEGKATLALVNKMVDDLTALNESGAMGCPPEVLEKTWSKDMIWYGPAGIGASYTIPRYQEQHQLPFRNNLKDKKFNGHVCRFAEGNFACFFGWPNLSNTPIGGFLGLPGGEIRADMQVVDVYYRQDDKLCENWVLIDIPYWLKQQGLDILERTESIYNKK; via the coding sequence ATGGGAAAATACACAGATACTAAAAAAGTAGTTTTAGATTACTTCGATGATTTAGAAAACGCTTCAGTTGATGAAGTGGAAAACGTTCTTAAGAAGCACGTAAATGATGGATACTTATGGAGAGGCGTGTATCCATTTAGAGAACAAAACACAGTAAAGAATGTAAGTGAGAATTTTTGGATTCCATTAAAAAAATCCCTAAAAAGAATGCAAAGAAGACAGGATGTTTTTATAGGCGGGACCAATGAAATCAGTGGTGAGCAATGGGTAATGAGTATGGGGCATTTTATGGGATTGTTTGATGAGGATTGGCTAGGTATAAGAGCTACGAGAAAAATGATAAGTCTAAGATATGCTGAATTTAATTGTGTCGAAAACGGAAAAATATCTCAAACAGGAGTTTTTATAGATATTATAGGTTTTATGCAACAAGCTGGGGTGAATCCTCTTCCACCTCAAACAGGAAATTATTTTGTATATCCAGGACCAAGAAATCACGATGGACTACTATTCCAGGATGCGCCAGAAGAAGAAGGCAAAGCTACTTTAGCTTTAGTAAATAAAATGGTGGATGATTTGACTGCTCTAAACGAAAGTGGAGCTATGGGATGTCCGCCTGAAGTACTGGAGAAAACGTGGTCAAAAGATATGATTTGGTATGGCCCAGCAGGTATAGGAGCAAGCTACACAATCCCAAGATATCAAGAGCAGCATCAGCTTCCATTTAGAAATAATTTAAAGGATAAAAAATTTAATGGGCATGTTTGCAGATTTGCAGAAGGAAATTTTGCTTGCTTCTTTGGATGGCCAAATCTTTCGAATACACCTATTGGAGGGTTTTTAGGGCTTCCAGGAGGAGAAATAAGAGCAGATATGCAAGTTGTTGACGTATATTACAGACAAGATGACAAGCTATGTGAAAACTGGGTGTTGATTGATATTCCATATTGGCTAAAGCAGCAAGGGCTGGACATTTTAGAGCGTACAGAAAGTATTTACAACAAAAAATAA
- a CDS encoding ester cyclase: protein MADLKSKSSEQKISEEKIYNPEVNKKESISETPKNHKIYYGDTSKVFPVGHSDYNDYVKNNEKKQELPGFDEQYNDIVDYILKITHRIWEEKGIGIIYDTYHNDVTMHLSSTTLVGIKDVVANTLQTLHSFPDRRLIGENVIWSEHDTNGFLSSHRVLSTATNLGDSPFGKATGKRVNFRTVIDCAIENNRIYEEWLVRDNLWLVKQLGFDVHEVAKNMAKATAIKTPALQTRYGLGEAMQGQFMPEKYMAKDDSVGEMMLQMHSHIYNYKMISDVKKYYMDNALVHYICDKRLFGHEEIQGMMISLLSSFPNAHYGVDRVTCNKRRGTNEYDVAVRWRLRGLHEGFGTFGAPSMKPVEFLGISHYKVVDNKIAEEWITYDGLDVLRQIYLETEDSYIREDK from the coding sequence ATGGCTGATTTAAAATCTAAAAGCAGTGAGCAAAAGATATCAGAAGAAAAAATCTATAATCCAGAAGTTAACAAAAAGGAAAGCATAAGTGAAACTCCAAAGAATCATAAAATTTACTATGGAGATACAAGTAAAGTATTTCCAGTTGGTCACAGTGATTACAATGACTATGTGAAAAATAATGAAAAGAAGCAAGAGCTTCCAGGCTTTGATGAACAATACAATGACATAGTGGATTATATACTTAAAATCACACATAGAATTTGGGAAGAAAAAGGGATAGGAATAATATATGATACTTATCATAATGATGTAACTATGCATCTTTCATCAACTACATTGGTAGGGATTAAAGATGTTGTTGCAAATACACTGCAAACCCTTCATTCATTTCCAGACAGAAGGTTGATAGGAGAAAATGTGATTTGGTCAGAGCATGATACAAATGGCTTTTTATCTTCTCATAGGGTTTTATCTACAGCGACGAATTTAGGAGATAGCCCTTTTGGAAAAGCTACTGGAAAACGCGTAAATTTTAGAACTGTTATAGATTGCGCTATTGAAAACAATAGAATTTATGAAGAGTGGCTTGTTAGAGATAATCTATGGCTAGTAAAGCAGCTGGGTTTTGATGTACATGAAGTAGCAAAAAATATGGCTAAAGCGACAGCAATAAAAACTCCAGCTCTTCAAACCAGATATGGACTAGGTGAAGCTATGCAAGGTCAATTTATGCCAGAAAAATATATGGCAAAAGACGATTCTGTAGGAGAAATGATGCTTCAGATGCATAGTCATATTTACAACTATAAAATGATATCTGATGTTAAAAAATATTATATGGATAATGCACTTGTTCATTATATATGCGATAAAAGATTATTTGGTCATGAGGAAATTCAGGGTATGATGATTAGTCTTTTATCATCGTTTCCAAATGCTCATTATGGAGTTGATAGAGTAACATGCAATAAAAGAAGAGGCACAAATGAGTATGATGTTGCTGTCAGATGGAGGCTAAGAGGTCTTCATGAAGGATTTGGAACTTTCGGAGCACCTAGCATGAAGCCTGTTGAATTCTTAGGGATAAGTCATTACAAAGTAGTTGACAATAAAATCGCAGAAGAGTGGATTACATACGACGGATTAGATGTTTTGAGGCAAATCTATTTAGAAACAGAAGATTCATATATTAGGGAGGATAAATAA
- a CDS encoding MFS transporter, translating to MENAVVNKGEEILLGKDLSMARRLLAFFSIMVVYFFYCYNFMVGTFVKPTMINEIAAGGFAFTIQQTEAIFAVMSFGTIPGTILFGILASKIGKKNTLVVVAGLIALTTFLPMTNPSSYNLWRFSRFLTGATLGGVFGSAMPLVAELFQAKYRGKLAAILTSLFSLAMIFGGQIYGLLGDANWNLLMYTAIVPIAIGAVMVFLFVPSDYELTKKYNADAEKSGEKINYFNMYKGKYLFIGIGVILLSGANFTAYSAFANNATTYLRNSVGLSAAVAGGIYSLQGIGQLIGYNVWGFISDKFGRKIPLVGMVLSAILVFMYMQLGPNDISKFRLVSIAIGFGVGFSGAWGAYYSELFPAKYRSISAGISFNGGRIISMFAIPAIAGLATNADEIVKIFQIAIGVFVIGAVVWAFLPETINKSNEAEATN from the coding sequence ATGGAAAATGCTGTAGTAAATAAGGGCGAAGAAATACTTTTAGGCAAAGATTTATCAATGGCAAGAAGATTGCTTGCATTTTTTTCAATAATGGTAGTTTACTTTTTTTATTGCTATAATTTTATGGTTGGGACTTTTGTTAAGCCAACTATGATTAATGAGATAGCAGCAGGGGGATTTGCATTTACAATCCAGCAGACAGAAGCTATATTTGCAGTTATGTCTTTTGGTACAATTCCAGGAACAATTCTTTTTGGAATACTAGCTTCCAAAATTGGTAAGAAAAACACTTTAGTTGTAGTAGCTGGATTAATTGCACTTACTACTTTTTTACCTATGACTAATCCATCTAGCTATAACTTATGGAGATTTTCAAGATTTTTAACTGGAGCTACATTAGGTGGAGTATTTGGCTCAGCAATGCCACTTGTTGCAGAGCTTTTCCAAGCAAAATACAGAGGTAAATTAGCAGCAATACTTACAAGTTTATTTTCATTAGCAATGATATTTGGAGGTCAAATTTATGGACTTCTAGGTGATGCAAACTGGAACCTACTTATGTATACAGCTATAGTTCCAATAGCAATAGGCGCAGTTATGGTATTTCTTTTCGTACCTAGTGACTATGAGCTTACAAAGAAATATAATGCCGATGCTGAAAAATCAGGAGAAAAAATCAATTACTTCAATATGTATAAAGGAAAATATCTTTTTATTGGTATAGGAGTAATATTGCTATCAGGGGCTAACTTCACTGCATACTCAGCATTTGCAAACAACGCAACTACTTATCTTAGAAATTCTGTTGGCTTAAGTGCAGCAGTTGCTGGTGGAATATACAGCCTTCAAGGTATAGGACAGCTTATAGGATACAATGTTTGGGGATTTATTTCAGACAAATTTGGAAGAAAGATTCCTCTTGTTGGAATGGTTCTAAGCGCAATTTTAGTATTTATGTATATGCAACTAGGCCCTAATGATATAAGTAAGTTTAGATTGGTTTCAATAGCTATAGGATTTGGAGTAGGATTCTCTGGAGCTTGGGGAGCTTATTATTCTGAGCTTTTCCCAGCAAAATATCGCTCTATATCAGCAGGGATATCATTTAATGGTGGTAGAATAATCTCAATGTTTGCAATTCCTGCTATAGCTGGCTTAGCTACAAATGCTGATGAAATAGTTAAGATTTTCCAGATAGCTATAGGAGTGTTTGTTATTGGAGCAGTTGTTTGGGCCTTCCTTCCAGAAACAATAAATAAATCTAATGAGGCTGAGGCAACAAACTAA